The proteins below come from a single Azospirillum sp. B510 genomic window:
- a CDS encoding HpcH/HpaI aldolase family protein, translating into MNVPENAFKRAIEAGRLQIGLWSILSSHVTVEIIAGSGFDWLVLDTEHAPNELPMVYSQLQAAAAGGRAHPVVRVPWNDMVTLKRYLDIGVQSFLIPYVESAEEAADAVSYTRYPPHGVRGYSAAPRASGFGRIKDYPQRCEAELAVLVQVESRKGLDNIEEIAAVEGVTGLFIGPGDLAAALGHVGNPKHPEVQAAIEDAIARIRACGKPAGILSADETLAKRYIERGATFVAVGSDLGILARTSEQLAAKFKANL; encoded by the coding sequence ATGAACGTTCCGGAAAACGCCTTCAAGCGGGCGATCGAGGCCGGCCGGTTGCAGATCGGCCTGTGGTCGATCCTGTCGAGCCATGTGACGGTGGAGATCATCGCCGGCTCCGGCTTCGACTGGCTGGTGCTCGACACCGAGCATGCGCCCAACGAGCTGCCGATGGTCTACAGCCAGCTCCAGGCCGCCGCCGCCGGCGGCCGGGCGCATCCGGTGGTGCGCGTGCCGTGGAACGACATGGTGACGCTGAAGCGTTACCTGGACATCGGCGTGCAGTCCTTCCTGATCCCCTACGTGGAGAGCGCCGAGGAGGCCGCCGACGCGGTGTCCTACACCCGCTATCCGCCGCACGGCGTGCGCGGCTATTCCGCCGCACCGCGGGCGAGCGGCTTCGGCCGGATCAAGGACTACCCGCAGCGATGCGAGGCCGAACTGGCGGTGCTGGTCCAGGTCGAAAGCCGCAAGGGGCTGGACAACATCGAGGAGATCGCCGCGGTCGAGGGCGTGACCGGCCTGTTCATCGGCCCCGGCGACCTGGCGGCGGCGCTCGGCCATGTCGGCAACCCAAAGCACCCCGAGGTCCAGGCGGCCATCGAGGACGCCATCGCCCGCATCCGCGCCTGCGGCAAGCCAGCCGGCATCCTGTCCGCCGACGAGACCCTGGCCAAGCGCTACATCGAGCGCGGCGCCACCTTCGTCGCCGTCGGATCCGACCTCGGTATCCTCGCCCGAACCTCCGAACAACTCGCCGCAAAGTTCAAAGCCAATCTCTGA
- the glxR gene encoding 2-hydroxy-3-oxopropionate reductase has protein sequence MSKLGFIGLGIMGTPMAGHLQAAGHRLYVHTVGGVPEVLVAGGAVVCGSGKEVAEQAEIVFIMVPDTPDVEKVLFGVGGVAEGLGAGKGAGKIVVDMSSISPVATKDFAQRVNELGCDYLDAPVSGGEVGAKAASLTIMVGGPDKAFETVKPLFELMGKNITLVGGNGDGQTTKVANQIIVALTIEAVGEALLLAAKAGADPAKVRQALMGGFANSRILEVHGERMVKRSFDPGFRIELHQKDLNLALATARSLGVSLPNTATAQELFNACAANGGRAWDHSAMVRALEMLANFEIGQTV, from the coding sequence ATGAGCAAGCTTGGCTTTATCGGATTGGGGATCATGGGCACGCCGATGGCGGGTCATCTTCAGGCGGCCGGCCATAGGCTGTACGTCCACACCGTCGGCGGGGTGCCGGAGGTGCTGGTCGCCGGTGGCGCAGTGGTCTGCGGCTCCGGCAAGGAGGTGGCGGAACAGGCCGAGATCGTCTTCATCATGGTCCCCGACACCCCCGATGTCGAGAAGGTGCTGTTCGGCGTCGGCGGCGTCGCCGAGGGCCTGGGCGCCGGAAAGGGCGCCGGCAAGATCGTGGTGGACATGTCCTCCATCTCGCCGGTCGCCACCAAGGACTTCGCCCAGCGCGTCAACGAGCTGGGCTGCGACTATCTCGACGCTCCGGTGTCGGGCGGCGAGGTCGGCGCCAAGGCGGCCTCGCTCACCATCATGGTCGGCGGCCCCGACAAGGCCTTCGAGACCGTCAAGCCGCTGTTCGAGCTGATGGGCAAGAACATCACCCTGGTCGGCGGCAACGGTGACGGACAGACCACCAAGGTCGCCAACCAGATCATCGTCGCCCTCACCATCGAGGCGGTCGGCGAGGCCCTGCTGCTCGCCGCCAAGGCCGGCGCCGATCCGGCCAAGGTCCGCCAGGCGCTGATGGGCGGCTTCGCCAACTCCCGCATCCTGGAGGTCCATGGCGAGCGCATGGTCAAGCGCAGCTTCGACCCCGGTTTCCGCATCGAGCTGCACCAGAAGGACCTGAACCTGGCGCTGGCCACCGCCCGTTCCCTCGGCGTCAGCCTGCCCAACACCGCCACCGCCCAGGAGCTGTTCAACGCCTGCGCCGCCAACGGCGGACGCGCCTGGGACCATTCCGCCATGGTCCGCGCGCTGGAGATGCTCGCCAACTTCGAGATCGGCCAGACGGTCTGA
- a CDS encoding mannonate dehydratase — protein MHIGEQLINPTDKRLRLSAQLGAKGIVIDTRPNSAVIGEDGLWDATKVAAQRRWIEGYGLRLEGMALDVGSILLDSLRAPERAAAKARELRHNIQAAAEGGVDMVKYTVAMVGITRTGEVEGRGGMRCSTFKADEYKAENDARFSYWGTVLPDDEASRADGAAETCGQVMASQAGGISEADGWRAIEYLVEALLPTAERAGVKLACHPHDPAYPPGGLNGVHHVLGSLDGLKRFVNLAPESPSLGFNFCQGTIAEMSRSPTETVVEAIRTFGPQNRIFMVHFRNIKGGYLDFREAMPDEGSVDMAACIRAYREVGYKGVLCPDHVPFSDVDPDRERFFAFCLGYTQALLQAA, from the coding sequence ATGCACATCGGCGAACAACTGATCAACCCGACTGACAAGCGCCTGCGCCTGTCCGCACAGCTTGGCGCCAAGGGCATCGTCATCGACACCCGCCCCAACAGCGCGGTGATCGGCGAGGACGGGCTGTGGGATGCCACGAAGGTGGCGGCACAGCGCCGGTGGATCGAGGGTTATGGCTTGCGCTTGGAAGGTATGGCGCTCGATGTCGGTTCCATCCTGCTCGACAGCCTGCGCGCGCCTGAAAGGGCCGCGGCCAAGGCCAGGGAACTCCGCCACAACATCCAGGCCGCCGCCGAGGGCGGGGTGGACATGGTGAAATACACGGTCGCCATGGTCGGCATCACCCGCACGGGAGAGGTGGAGGGACGCGGCGGCATGCGCTGCTCGACCTTCAAGGCCGACGAGTACAAGGCGGAGAATGACGCCCGCTTCTCCTACTGGGGCACCGTGCTGCCGGATGACGAGGCGTCCCGTGCGGATGGCGCTGCCGAAACCTGCGGCCAAGTGATGGCGTCGCAGGCCGGCGGCATCTCCGAAGCCGATGGCTGGCGCGCCATCGAATATCTGGTGGAAGCGCTCCTCCCCACCGCCGAGCGGGCTGGCGTCAAGCTTGCCTGCCACCCGCACGACCCGGCCTACCCGCCCGGCGGCCTGAACGGCGTGCACCATGTGCTCGGTTCGCTGGACGGCCTGAAGCGCTTCGTCAATCTGGCGCCGGAAAGCCCGTCGCTCGGTTTCAACTTCTGCCAGGGCACCATCGCCGAGATGTCGCGCAGCCCAACCGAAACGGTGGTCGAGGCCATCCGCACCTTCGGCCCGCAGAACCGCATCTTCATGGTCCATTTCCGCAACATCAAGGGCGGCTACCTGGACTTCCGCGAGGCGATGCCGGACGAGGGCTCCGTCGACATGGCGGCCTGCATCCGTGCCTACCGCGAGGTCGGTTACAAGGGCGTCCTCTGCCCCGACCACGTCCCCTTCTCCGACGTCGACCCGGATCGCGAACGCTTCTTCGCCTTCTGCCTGGGATACACGCAGGCCCTCCTTCAGGCCGCCTGA
- a CDS encoding MFS transporter, with protein MSDPAAAIAATATKTRVRWTIVVMLFVVTALNYADRAVLAIGGPVLSKELGINAAQMGFIFSAFGWSYVIGQLPGGWLLDRFGSKWVYAGSIFTWSLFTLFQGFVGFLTGATAVAALFALRFAVGLAEAPSFPGNSRVVAAWFPGHERATASAIFNSAQYFATVIFAPVMGWLTHSFGWPWAFGFMGILGLIVACLWLKAVHSPVEHPKINQAEVDYIAAGGGLVNMDNADKKTASAADGAKWDYIRQLFASRMMVGIFLGQFCINAITYFFITWFPVYLVQARGMSVLNAGFIASIPAICGFAGGLLGGVVSDAMLRKGFSLTSARKTPIVLGMLLSMSMIACNYTDVQWVVVGFMALAFFGKGVGALGWAVMSDCAPKEITGLSGGVFNMCGNISSISTPLIIGYIIQTTGSFNGALVFVGANALIAAVSYLVVVGEIKRMELKK; from the coding sequence ATGAGTGACCCCGCTGCCGCCATCGCGGCAACGGCAACAAAAACGCGTGTCCGCTGGACGATCGTTGTGATGCTGTTCGTCGTGACAGCCCTCAACTATGCCGACCGAGCGGTGCTGGCCATCGGCGGCCCAGTGCTTTCCAAGGAACTTGGCATCAACGCCGCCCAGATGGGCTTCATCTTCTCGGCCTTTGGCTGGTCCTATGTGATCGGCCAGTTGCCGGGCGGCTGGCTGCTCGATCGTTTTGGTTCGAAGTGGGTGTATGCGGGAAGCATCTTCACCTGGTCGCTGTTCACGCTGTTCCAGGGTTTTGTCGGCTTCCTGACCGGCGCCACGGCGGTCGCGGCGCTGTTCGCGCTTCGCTTCGCCGTCGGCTTGGCGGAAGCGCCCTCGTTCCCCGGCAACAGCCGCGTGGTCGCCGCCTGGTTCCCCGGCCATGAACGGGCTACGGCCTCCGCCATCTTCAACTCGGCCCAATACTTCGCCACGGTGATCTTCGCCCCGGTGATGGGTTGGCTCACCCACTCCTTCGGCTGGCCATGGGCTTTCGGGTTCATGGGAATTCTGGGCCTGATCGTCGCCTGCCTCTGGCTGAAGGCCGTCCACAGCCCGGTGGAGCACCCGAAGATCAACCAGGCCGAGGTGGATTACATCGCCGCGGGCGGCGGTCTGGTCAATATGGACAATGCCGACAAGAAGACGGCCAGCGCTGCCGATGGGGCCAAGTGGGACTACATCCGCCAGCTCTTCGCCAGCCGCATGATGGTCGGCATCTTCCTCGGCCAGTTCTGCATCAACGCGATCACCTACTTCTTCATCACCTGGTTCCCGGTCTACCTGGTGCAGGCCCGCGGCATGTCGGTGCTGAACGCCGGCTTCATCGCCTCGATCCCGGCCATCTGCGGCTTCGCCGGCGGCCTCCTCGGTGGCGTGGTGTCGGACGCCATGCTGCGCAAGGGCTTCTCGCTGACGTCGGCGCGCAAGACGCCGATCGTGCTGGGCATGCTGCTGTCGATGAGCATGATCGCCTGCAACTACACGGACGTGCAGTGGGTGGTGGTCGGTTTCATGGCGCTGGCCTTCTTCGGCAAGGGCGTCGGCGCCCTCGGCTGGGCCGTCATGTCGGACTGCGCGCCCAAGGAGATCACCGGCCTGTCGGGCGGCGTCTTCAACATGTGCGGCAACATCTCGTCGATCAGCACGCCGCTCATCATCGGCTACATCATCCAGACGACGGGCTCGTTCAACGGCGCCCTGGTCTTCGTCGGTGCCAACGCGCTGATCGCCGCGGTCAGCTATCTGGTCGTCGTCGGCGAGATCAAGCGCATGGAACTGAAAAAGTGA
- a CDS encoding LacI family DNA-binding transcriptional regulator codes for MATLAGVSRMTVSRVINHPETVTSELKEVVQKAIVETGYVPNLLAGGLASSRTKVVAAVVPTLTHVLFSGAIQAFTDRLALDGYQMLLGLSGYPTEREGGLLQAILSRRPDALYLTGTSHLAQTRRQLRAAKIPIVETWDLSHKAVDMAVGFSHKAVGQGVANYLYGKGYRQFATIGADDERATLRSREFIATLAGHGISDVACISTPAPSTMAMGREALGELLANGFRRGAIQCSSDAMAHGVVLEAQARGLAVPGDIAVVGFGDLDFAAYMSPPLSTVRIDRFAIGRLAAEALLTRLAGHPVARKVVDVGFGIVERATT; via the coding sequence GTGGCGACGCTGGCCGGCGTTTCAAGGATGACGGTCTCCCGCGTGATCAATCACCCGGAAACGGTGACCTCGGAACTCAAGGAGGTCGTTCAAAAGGCGATTGTGGAAACCGGCTATGTCCCCAACCTGCTGGCTGGCGGGCTGGCGTCGAGCCGGACCAAGGTGGTCGCGGCGGTCGTGCCGACACTCACGCACGTGCTGTTCTCGGGGGCGATCCAGGCATTTACCGACCGGCTGGCCCTGGACGGCTACCAGATGCTGCTGGGGCTGTCCGGCTACCCCACCGAGCGCGAGGGCGGTCTGCTCCAGGCTATCCTCAGCCGACGGCCGGACGCCCTTTATCTCACCGGCACCAGCCATCTGGCGCAGACGCGCCGGCAGTTACGGGCCGCCAAGATCCCGATTGTCGAAACCTGGGACCTGTCGCACAAGGCGGTGGACATGGCCGTCGGCTTCTCGCACAAGGCGGTTGGCCAAGGGGTCGCCAACTATCTGTATGGCAAGGGATACCGGCAGTTTGCCACGATCGGCGCCGACGATGAGCGTGCGACGCTGCGCAGCAGGGAATTCATCGCGACCCTGGCCGGCCATGGGATCAGCGACGTCGCCTGCATTTCCACACCGGCTCCCAGCACCATGGCCATGGGACGGGAAGCCCTGGGTGAACTGCTTGCGAATGGGTTCCGGCGGGGCGCCATCCAGTGCAGTTCCGATGCGATGGCGCACGGCGTGGTGCTTGAGGCCCAGGCCCGCGGCCTGGCGGTGCCGGGGGATATCGCCGTGGTCGGCTTCGGCGACCTGGATTTCGCCGCCTACATGTCACCGCCGCTGAGCACCGTGCGCATTGATCGCTTCGCCATCGGCCGCTTGGCCGCCGAAGCCCTGCTGACCCGCTTGGCCGGCCATCCGGTCGCCCGGAAGGTCGTCGACGTCGGCTTTGGCATCGTTGAACGCGCCACCACCTGA
- the ssuD gene encoding FMNH2-dependent alkanesulfonate monooxygenase: MTTNSEAASEANILWFIPTHGDGRHLGTSVGARETDRHYLRQIAQAADSLGYYGVLLPTGRSCEDSWVVASSLVPVTERLRFLVAVRPGLQSPTLAARMAATLDRLSDGRLLINVVTGGDPVENKGDGIFLSHGERYEVTREFLDVWKGLFGNEPVDYQGKHIRIEDGRLFYPPVQAGGPPLFFGGSSDAANAVAATYVDKYLTWGEPPAQVAAKLADVRCQAEARGRKVTFGIRLHVIVRETTEQAWKAADDLIRHVDDTTIAAAQAVYARMDSVGQRRMSELHGGRRDKLEVAPNLWAGVGLVRGGAGTALVGDPETVAARMREYIDLGIDTFILSGYPHLEEAYRFAELVFPLLPLATTTGRPRSRVANGGPFGESIANNLPPALRQSAQ, translated from the coding sequence ATGACCACCAATTCCGAAGCCGCCTCGGAAGCCAACATTCTGTGGTTCATTCCGACCCACGGCGACGGCCGCCATCTCGGCACTTCGGTCGGCGCGCGCGAGACCGACCGGCACTATCTGCGCCAGATCGCGCAGGCCGCCGACAGCCTGGGCTATTACGGGGTGCTGCTGCCGACCGGCCGGTCCTGCGAGGACAGTTGGGTGGTCGCCTCCTCCCTGGTCCCGGTGACCGAACGGCTGCGTTTCCTGGTCGCCGTCCGGCCGGGGCTGCAATCGCCGACGCTGGCCGCCCGCATGGCGGCCACGCTCGACCGCCTCTCCGACGGGCGTCTGCTGATCAACGTCGTCACCGGCGGCGACCCGGTGGAGAACAAGGGCGACGGCATCTTCCTGTCGCACGGCGAACGCTACGAGGTGACGCGCGAGTTCCTCGATGTCTGGAAAGGGCTGTTCGGGAACGAGCCGGTCGATTACCAGGGCAAGCACATCCGGATCGAGGACGGCCGCCTGTTCTACCCGCCGGTTCAGGCTGGCGGACCACCCCTCTTCTTCGGCGGATCGTCCGACGCCGCCAACGCGGTCGCCGCGACCTATGTGGACAAGTACCTGACCTGGGGAGAGCCGCCGGCGCAGGTCGCGGCGAAGCTCGCCGACGTCCGCTGTCAAGCGGAGGCAAGAGGTCGGAAGGTTACCTTCGGGATTCGTCTGCACGTCATCGTGCGCGAGACCACCGAACAGGCGTGGAAGGCGGCCGACGACCTGATCCGTCATGTCGACGATACCACCATCGCGGCGGCCCAGGCGGTCTATGCCCGCATGGATTCGGTCGGGCAGCGGCGGATGTCCGAACTGCACGGTGGACGCCGCGACAAGCTGGAGGTCGCCCCCAATCTGTGGGCCGGCGTCGGGCTGGTGCGCGGCGGCGCCGGCACCGCCCTGGTCGGCGACCCGGAGACGGTGGCGGCCCGCATGCGCGAATACATCGACCTCGGCATCGACACCTTCATCCTGTCCGGCTATCCGCATCTGGAAGAGGCCTACCGCTTCGCGGAGCTGGTCTTCCCGCTGCTGCCGCTGGCCACCACGACCGGCCGTCCGCGAAGCAGGGTCGCAAATGGCGGTCCGTTCGGGGAAAGCATCGCCAACAACCTGCCGCCAGCGCTTCGGCAATCCGCACAGTGA
- a CDS encoding sulfonate ABC transporter substrate-binding protein, with the protein MKRLIGMLVGAAALIGLATPFAAAAAEKQVRIGYQKYGTLIILKEQGLLEKRLEPLGYNVVWTEFPGGPQLLEALNVGALDFGTTGEAPPIFAQAAGAPLLYVGYEPASPKGEALLVPKDSTIRSVAQLKGRKVALNKGSNVHYLLVKALERAGLSVADIEPVYLPPADARAAFERGAVDAWAIWDPFYAAASVATGARTLTDGTGTDGTGTDGTGPDGAGSDGAGLVKNHQFFLAAKPFAAANQPAIDAILAGLAEIDDWAGKNVRAVAEQLGPKVGIPVPVLEIAASRQGYGLRPIDAEVIAEQQRIADTFFALKLIPKKIDVSTAVPGSKS; encoded by the coding sequence ATGAAACGGCTCATTGGAATGCTGGTCGGCGCCGCCGCCCTGATCGGGCTTGCGACACCGTTCGCCGCCGCAGCGGCGGAGAAACAGGTCCGCATCGGCTATCAGAAATACGGCACCCTGATCATCCTGAAGGAACAGGGCCTGCTGGAGAAGAGGCTGGAGCCGCTGGGCTACAACGTGGTCTGGACCGAGTTCCCCGGCGGTCCGCAGTTGCTGGAAGCGCTGAATGTCGGCGCGCTCGATTTCGGCACCACCGGCGAGGCGCCGCCGATCTTCGCGCAGGCGGCCGGCGCTCCCCTGCTCTATGTCGGCTACGAGCCGGCCTCGCCCAAGGGGGAGGCGCTCCTGGTGCCAAAGGACAGCACGATCCGGTCCGTCGCCCAGTTGAAAGGCCGCAAGGTCGCGCTGAACAAGGGCTCCAACGTTCACTACCTGCTGGTCAAGGCGCTGGAAAGGGCCGGGCTGTCGGTCGCCGATATCGAGCCGGTCTATCTGCCGCCGGCCGACGCCCGCGCCGCCTTCGAGCGGGGTGCGGTGGACGCCTGGGCGATCTGGGATCCGTTCTACGCCGCGGCCTCCGTCGCCACCGGCGCGCGCACGCTGACGGATGGAACCGGAACCGACGGAACCGGAACCGACGGAACCGGACCCGACGGCGCCGGGAGCGACGGGGCGGGGCTGGTCAAGAACCATCAGTTCTTCCTCGCCGCCAAGCCGTTCGCCGCCGCCAACCAGCCGGCGATCGACGCCATCCTTGCCGGGTTGGCGGAGATCGACGACTGGGCGGGCAAGAACGTCAGGGCGGTCGCCGAACAGCTCGGCCCCAAGGTCGGCATTCCGGTTCCCGTGCTGGAGATCGCCGCCAGCCGTCAGGGCTATGGTCTGCGTCCGATCGACGCCGAGGTGATCGCCGAACAGCAGCGCATCGCCGACACCTTCTTCGCGCTGAAGCTGATCCCCAAGAAGATCGACGTGTCCACCGCCGTCCCCGGGAGCAAGTCATGA
- a CDS encoding beta-lactamase hydrolase domain-containing protein, which produces MAIRQPAKVGKLLAGEQPSGDDLDVLKAQGVRSVVNLREDGERDRPSIPAEEGRQAEALGLSFVHLPVTVPELSPELVEQFRRTVDALPGPVYVHCGLGQRAVTLALIVDAQDTGASAEDAIRDAERQGFEITPEVKTFIRTQLDRD; this is translated from the coding sequence ATGGCCATTCGCCAGCCCGCCAAGGTCGGCAAGCTGCTCGCCGGAGAACAGCCGAGCGGGGATGATCTGGACGTGTTGAAGGCGCAAGGTGTGCGCAGCGTCGTCAACCTGCGGGAGGACGGCGAGCGCGACAGGCCGTCGATCCCGGCGGAGGAAGGCCGGCAAGCGGAGGCCCTCGGCTTGTCCTTCGTCCATCTTCCGGTCACCGTCCCGGAACTTTCTCCGGAGCTGGTCGAACAGTTCCGCCGGACGGTCGATGCCCTGCCCGGCCCGGTCTATGTCCACTGCGGATTGGGACAGCGGGCGGTCACGCTGGCGCTGATCGTGGACGCCCAGGATACGGGGGCCAGCGCCGAAGACGCGATCCGTGACGCGGAGCGCCAGGGCTTCGAAATCACGCCCGAGGTCAAGACTTTCATTCGGACGCAGCTCGACCGCGATTGA
- a CDS encoding LLM class flavin-dependent oxidoreductase produces MVRQLHLGAFMRPVSIHTGAWRYPGAFPDANFNFAHLKRFIRALEAAKFDAFFMADHLALLNMPIEALKRSHTATSFEPFTLLSALAASTERIGLVATASTTFEEPFHIARRFASLDHISGGRAGWNIVTTANPDAALNFGRTEHMEHAERYRRAREFYDVVTGLWDSWADDAFVRDQESGLFFDPDKLHVLDHKGDHFSVRGPLHIARPVQGWPVIVQAGASDAGRQLAAETAEVVFTVSSTLADGQRIYADIKGRAERAGRSSDSVKILPGALVVVGETVEEAKAKRARLDSLVHEASAFASLSIALGTDVSAFDPDGPLPEVPETNASRSGRQRAIDLAQREGLTVRQLAQRLGGYAGFAFVGTPVSIADEMQQWLEEEGSDGFNIMFPFLPEGLDDFTRLVVPELQRRGIFRREYEGTTLRDHLGLKRPENRFFARRS; encoded by the coding sequence ATGGTAAGGCAACTGCACCTCGGCGCCTTCATGCGGCCGGTGTCGATCCATACCGGGGCCTGGCGCTATCCCGGCGCCTTCCCCGACGCGAACTTCAACTTCGCCCACCTCAAGCGCTTCATCCGCGCCCTGGAGGCGGCGAAGTTCGACGCCTTCTTCATGGCCGACCATCTGGCGCTGCTCAACATGCCGATCGAGGCGCTGAAGCGCAGCCACACCGCGACCTCGTTCGAGCCGTTCACCCTGCTGTCGGCATTGGCGGCTTCAACTGAGCGGATCGGACTGGTCGCCACCGCCTCCACCACCTTCGAAGAACCCTTCCACATCGCCCGCCGCTTCGCCTCGCTCGACCACATCTCCGGTGGGCGGGCGGGCTGGAACATCGTCACCACCGCCAACCCGGACGCCGCCTTGAATTTCGGCCGGACCGAGCATATGGAGCATGCCGAGCGCTACCGTCGCGCCCGTGAATTCTATGATGTGGTCACCGGCCTGTGGGACAGCTGGGCCGACGACGCCTTCGTCCGCGACCAGGAGAGCGGGCTGTTCTTCGACCCGGACAAGCTGCATGTCCTCGACCACAAGGGAGATCATTTTTCGGTACGCGGCCCGCTGCACATCGCGCGGCCGGTCCAGGGCTGGCCGGTGATCGTCCAGGCCGGCGCCTCGGACGCGGGACGTCAGCTGGCGGCGGAAACGGCGGAGGTGGTGTTCACCGTCTCCTCCACGCTGGCCGACGGACAGCGGATCTACGCCGACATCAAGGGCCGGGCGGAACGGGCCGGGCGGTCCAGCGACAGTGTCAAGATCCTGCCGGGCGCCCTGGTGGTGGTCGGCGAGACGGTGGAGGAGGCGAAGGCCAAGCGCGCCCGGCTAGACAGTCTGGTTCATGAGGCGAGCGCCTTCGCCTCGCTGTCGATCGCGCTCGGCACCGACGTCTCCGCTTTCGATCCGGACGGCCCGCTGCCGGAGGTTCCGGAAACCAACGCCAGCCGCAGCGGGCGCCAGCGCGCCATCGACCTCGCCCAGCGCGAAGGGCTGACCGTCCGCCAACTGGCGCAGCGCCTGGGCGGCTATGCCGGCTTCGCCTTCGTCGGCACACCGGTCTCGATCGCCGATGAGATGCAGCAATGGCTGGAGGAGGAGGGGTCGGATGGCTTCAACATCATGTTCCCCTTCCTGCCGGAAGGGCTCGACGATTTCACCCGTCTGGTGGTTCCCGAACTCCAGCGCCGCGGTATCTTCCGCCGGGAGTATGAGGGAACCACCCTGCGCGATCATCTCGGGCTGAAGCGGCCGGAGAACCGCTTCTTCGCCCGGCGGAGTTAG
- a CDS encoding ABC transporter ATP-binding protein, with translation MLRIDTLSKRYPNGLLALDRLSLEVAPGEILGIVGGSGCGKSTLLRLISGLERPSGGSVRLNGEPVEGPRDEIGFVFQEPRLMPWLSIRDNVGFGIRHLPRAEREARVDEALRRVGLGEFAKAWPRELSGGMAQRAALARALVGRPSVLLLDEPFSALDALTRYDLQDHLLDLWGYDRPTMILVTHDIEEALVLSDRVVVMRPRPGRILGVTRPTLDRPRERTDPLFEEWKHRLLRDLGRATRPHGNGDEAFPAAAI, from the coding sequence ATGCTGCGCATCGATACCCTCAGCAAGCGCTATCCCAACGGCCTGCTGGCGCTCGACCGCCTGAGCCTGGAGGTGGCTCCCGGCGAAATCCTCGGCATCGTCGGCGGATCGGGCTGCGGCAAGAGCACGCTGCTGCGCCTGATCAGCGGCCTGGAACGGCCGAGCGGCGGATCGGTAAGGCTGAACGGCGAACCCGTCGAAGGCCCGCGCGACGAGATCGGCTTCGTCTTCCAGGAGCCGCGCCTGATGCCCTGGCTGTCGATCCGCGACAATGTCGGCTTCGGCATTCGCCACCTGCCGCGGGCGGAGCGGGAGGCCCGCGTGGACGAGGCCTTGCGCCGGGTCGGCCTCGGTGAGTTCGCCAAGGCCTGGCCGCGGGAGCTGTCCGGCGGCATGGCGCAGCGCGCGGCGTTGGCCCGCGCGCTGGTCGGCCGACCGTCGGTCCTGCTGCTCGACGAGCCCTTCTCGGCGCTCGACGCCCTGACACGCTATGATTTGCAGGATCATCTGCTCGACCTCTGGGGCTACGACCGTCCGACGATGATCCTGGTCACCCATGACATCGAAGAGGCGCTGGTGTTGTCCGACCGTGTGGTGGTGATGCGGCCGCGCCCCGGCCGGATCCTTGGCGTGACCCGACCGACCCTGGACCGCCCGCGCGAACGCACCGACCCGCTGTTCGAGGAGTGGAAGCACCGGCTGTTGCGCGACCTCGGCCGCGCCACCCGCCCGCACGGCAATGGCGACGAGGCGTTCCCAGCCGCCGCGATCTGA
- a CDS encoding ABC transporter permease: MREKLRLELDKWLLGLALPLALALGWELAVARGWGNGRLLPPPSRILSTLWVLAKSGDLSVHILATLGRVGLGFLSGVLAGTLLGALTGYLTVARRLFDPTLQALRAIPSIAWVPLFILWFGIFETSKIILIAVGVFFPIYLALSGAIQGVDRKLVEVGRIFRMSGVELVWRILLPATLPSYLLALRAGLGLGWMFVVAAEFMGASEGLGFLLTDGQMTGQPQTILASILAFAVLGKLSDGLLAALSRPLLRWQDSFKPDV; encoded by the coding sequence GTGCGGGAAAAGCTGCGTCTTGAGCTGGACAAATGGCTGCTTGGACTGGCCTTGCCGCTGGCTCTGGCGCTCGGCTGGGAGTTGGCCGTCGCCAGGGGATGGGGCAACGGACGATTGTTGCCACCGCCCAGCCGTATCCTGTCCACCCTGTGGGTGCTGGCGAAATCGGGCGATCTGAGCGTCCATATCCTGGCCACGCTGGGGCGGGTCGGGCTCGGGTTCCTGTCCGGCGTGCTGGCGGGAACCCTGCTGGGGGCGCTGACCGGCTATCTGACGGTGGCGCGACGGCTGTTCGATCCCACCTTGCAGGCGCTGCGGGCGATCCCCTCCATCGCCTGGGTGCCGCTGTTCATCCTGTGGTTCGGCATCTTCGAGACATCGAAGATCATCCTGATCGCGGTCGGAGTCTTCTTCCCGATCTATCTGGCGCTGTCGGGCGCCATCCAGGGCGTGGATCGCAAGCTGGTCGAGGTCGGGCGCATCTTCCGCATGTCGGGGGTCGAGCTGGTGTGGCGCATCCTGCTGCCGGCGACCCTGCCCAGCTACCTGCTGGCGCTGCGGGCCGGGCTGGGGCTCGGCTGGATGTTCGTCGTCGCCGCCGAGTTCATGGGCGCCAGCGAGGGGCTGGGGTTTCTGCTGACCGATGGGCAGATGACCGGCCAGCCGCAGACCATTCTCGCGTCCATCCTCGCCTTCGCGGTGCTTGGCAAGCTGTCCGACGGGTTGCTGGCCGCCCTGTCGCGCCCCCTGCTGCGCTGGCAGGATTCCTTCAAGCCGGACGTCTGA